One Nicotiana tomentosiformis chromosome 1, ASM39032v3, whole genome shotgun sequence genomic window, agtactcgttttttgaaaaaaaaaatactttttctattctaggaaaagaaaatacttagtttgttgaaatgaaagaaaatattttttctacatcatgaaaagaaagtactcgtttggttgaaatgaaagaaaatatatgGAGTTTTTGGATGTGCTAAGCAACTTGTAACTGGAAGTATGCTATTATAGGTGTTGTCTGATCCTGGTGTAATCTTATGTACCATCTTGGTACTTTTATCAATAAAacctttaccttatcaaaaaaaaaaaagatacttTTTCCTAGATCATGAAAAAAAAGTActgtttttttgttgaaatgaaagaaaatacttttactacatcatgaaaagaatatactcattttgttaaaataaaaaaaagtactttatctacaacatgaaaagaaagttctCTTAATAAGTAGTTCTATTAGGGTGGGTGGGGTGTGGTCGGGGGTAGGGAGGAGGGGGTTGGGGTAGTTTGGGGATGGGGTGGGTGACGGTTGGTTGGCATGAGGAATAGGGTGGAGaaagttgaaaaagagttttggaaaatatttttcctccttttgatagggaaaatattttccaattgttgatgaggaaaatgttttcctatacatttaagccaaccaaacatgggaaaattgaaaaatatttttcggaaaatgttttgcttcataccaaacacaccctacgTCTCAATCCCAAAATTATTTTGGTGGATTATGTAATATGAAACCTTCCCACAATCCACTTTGTGTCGGTACTTGTACATTATCTGCTATCTTCTTCCAAATACAACACTTGAATATAGACCAGCTAGACAAGTCTTACCAACTTAAGATGTGCTAACTTTTTATCCTGTGATGTCTACCAGTTTTACATGACCTCTTAGCAATTTCTTTAATTGGCAGATTTGCCTGCTCATGAATCGGCATGTGAAATTCGAAAGTGCCAAGTTCCTCTCATTCTTAAACAACAATTTCTTCAAGAAAGTCTATTGATGATCTAGATTTTAGCTTTGAAAGACTTTTTGTCTACCTGCTGTTTTGTCAATTTATTGATATCCATGTGTACACTTGTTTCCACTATTAACTTCTGATTATTTCCTGGCTCGCTAATAGTGCACATGTACTTGCAGAGTCATTACATTTACTTTGGCATATCTTAATGGCATTAAAGTTTAGTTTATCGTGAAACTTGACTTCTCGTTTCAGGTTGGCAAACTGTCCACTGGTGACTCTCTTGATATGTCTCCAATGGATGAAGCATCTATCGTTGCAAATGATGCAACAGTTAAAGACATGGAGGTAACCGTCTAAATGTCTTAAGTTCAGTATGATGGcatttgggaagacttagagaaACTAGTGTCCTGTGCATAGGTGTTTGTTCTGTTTTCTATGCCCCTGGTCGTTTTGTTCCAACGATTTAGCGGATGTCAAATATTGCTCTGCAGACTCGTTAACATGTGTCTGCTCTTCCTGTCTAGGATGTCCTTATTTTGAGAATATACGGTCCAAGGGTAGTAAGTTACTtatccccaaaaaaaaaaattagaagaaGATCTAAGGGTAGTAAGTAACTTTTGTAGCTCCACATACTGCGTAGATCATATAAACTCGTCTTCTAAGAAATTTACATCTCAAGGATCACCTTTCTTATAATATAAAACAAATTGCCGCTCCATCTAAAAAGTAAAATGCGATCCTCTCTCAGGCATGATTAATGGCATTGTTAGGTATGATATTTGAAAGCTGTAATTGTACTGGGTGTTCGTTTGTAACTTCGGTTTAATTTAGCTTTGCTCTCTATTTTAGGGCATGGATTTCTCTCTTTTTCTGATCATGTGTTTTTGGGTTCCAGGGAGCAGCCGTAGCTTATGTGGCAGATCTGTTGAAAGTTCCTGTCATTTTTCTGAAAGCTGTGACAGACGTTGTGGATGGTGATAAACCAACAGCGGAGGAGTTTTTGCAAAATCTGGCAGCAGTAACAGCTGCTCTTGATCAAACTGCCACCCAAGTTGTTGATTGCATCAGTGGGAAATGCTTGTCCGAACTGTGATCTAATCTTATTTCATCCTGTGCATGCTTCAGTGCAAAATGGACAATACTGGGTTTCCAATATCTGTGGTCTCATTAGGTGACATTCAGATTTCCAGTTAGTGGAAATGTGACGTTCCTTCGAACTGCATAATATTCTTCTAGAGTGCATTGCATCAGCCTCACATTGTTCCAGCTAGTTTCTAAACGTAGCTGCTATTTTGAAActgttgtaaaattaattaagaattttTATTTAGTTGGAGTAGTAGGGTTGTGCCGTTGTGGTATTCTTATATAAGTAAAGTGATTTGAGAACAAATAATCCGCGAACCACATGAACTACTGTTCAGCAACCTGAGGTCCAGTGTTGGATGGAAACCTCCATTTGTCGAATTGAATAATTTGAGTTTAATTTTGTTTAGAAGATAATTCTTGACTTTACTCTCACAATTTAAGCATAACGAACCTTGTATGATTATTAACCGCATAATAATTCATGTATTAAAATCTCTGCTTAACCAAACAATCCTCTTGGTTTTTAAGAGCGGGCCAGCCTCTACATTAACTAAGAGAAATATTTTCCAATTGTGCTGCTTTAACAAAACTGCTTCTCAACCAGAATTCAGTCGATCTAAGTACATTATATTAAACCAGAATTCCACCAACCACTCATCAACATCTCACAGTACTAAATCGAGATTAAACTTTGGACTTGCCAAAATCATGGACATCTTGTTCCTCAACTAATCCCAAGAACTCCATAAACAGAAGTATTTAGGCCCCTCCACATTTTGATGATATAACTAAAAACCTTTATTTAATAACAAAAACTATTTGGTAGGAGTTATAAATAGAAAGTTGTGTAACCATGGTATCCAACGGCAAGTAGTGAGTAATGGGGAGATTGGAGAAGATGGAAGGAAGGAAGAAGACCAACACCGGAAACGCTACCATCCTAGCTCTGGGCAAAGCCTTCCCTCATCAGCTTGTCATGCAAGAGTTTTTGGTTGATGGCTATTTCAAAAACACCAACTGCGACGATCCAGAACTCAAGCAGAGGCTCACCCGGCTATGtaatctcttttctttctttctttcagcCTTTTAACAGTAAATGTCGAACTAGATTTTCATGTTGATCAGGAACGGACAGTCTGAGTTGTAAGCTAACCCGGACACTGTAAAGTGCCCCATTTGGTTGAATGAGTTGTTGTCGTTATATGAATTTGAGTAATCCTCATTTCATGAGCTACCTTGAGTTAGGTACAACGAACATTTTCTTAACATGACATTTTCTTGGTTTACCGATGCTGAGCCACTATGTTATATTATACGGGCATGAGATGTCCAGTGCTGGGGGAGGTGTTAAATATCACAGGGTTGGAAGAACGGGTGTTGTCTCGTATCGAACAATCACCGGTTCATGAATTAACTTTTGAGGTTGAGTGAAGCCCAGTGTTCATTTTCTTAACAAACAAAGTCACTGTCTTTGCTCAACCTACCTATACATAGttgaaaatttaagaaaaatatatatactagtaaGTGCAATATTTTCCGATTTTTACAAATTGGACTATCtggttcttttccttttttaaaacttttataTTGGAATGTTTGCAGGCAAGACAACAACAGTAAAAACAAGGTACGTGGTAATGTCAGAGGAGATCCTAAAGAAGTACCCTGAGTTAGCAGTCGAAGGCCTTCCAACAGTAAAACAAAGACTAGACATATGCAATGCAGCAGTTACAGAAATGGCAATTGAAGCCTCACAATCTTGTATTAACAAATGGGGCAGACCAATTTCAGACATTACTCACGTAGTATATGTTTCCTCAAGTGAAGCTAGATTGCCAGGAGGTGATCTTTATTTAGCAAAAGGACTTGGTTTAAGCCCAGAAACTAAACGAGTTATGTTATATTTTGCTGGCTGTTCTGGTGGAGTCGCGGGCATTCGTGTTGCTAAGGACATTGCTGAGAATAATCCAGGAAGCAGAGTCCTGTTAGCTACTTCTGAGACTACAATAATTGGGTTCAAACCACCAAGTGTTGACAGGCCATATGATTTAGTTGGAGTGGCTCTGTTTGGTGATGGTGCTGGAGCTATGATAATTGGCTCGAACCCGATTCAAGATATTGAAAGGCCTCTGTTTGAATTGCATACTGCTATTCAGCATTTCTTGCCTGACACAGAAAAGATCATTGATGGCAGGTAAAAATGGGCGGGTTGGGTCAAAATTAGACCAGTCAAATTAATGAACGGGTCATGACTCAACCAGTCCAATGTTGTTTAGGTCAAAATGAGTTGGGTCGCAATGGGTCAAATTATGAATCATAACCAAACCCATCTAATATGACCTAATTTCCCTTCCTTTTCTATTAGTATGCtttttgaaaaggaaaaaaaagaaaagaaaattactCAGGTAAATGGGCGCGCAGGTAAACGGGCAAGTTGGGTCAAAATTAGACGAGTCAAATTAATAAACGGTTCATGACTCGACCAGTTCAATGTTTGTTTAGGTCAAAATGAGTTGGTCCCAATGGGTCGAGTCATAACCTAACTAAACCCATCTAATATGACTCAGTTTCCCTTCCTTTTCTATTAGTAtgctttttgaaaaaaaaataataataaagaacaATTGAAAGCTATTATATGTTTCTTAACTTATTAGCCTAAGTTCCTCTATATTTACTTAATTCTGAATCTCCATATTTGTATGTTTGGGTTGTATTTTGACTTGACGCGCTACACTATTTTGCCTTGTTTTTTTCCCAATAGTTTGATGAGTTATTTCATGTTCAACCTGTTGAATCAAATCAACGAACAGAGTCATGATCCAACCCGTTTTAAGTTGGGCTGGTTACTAAAACATGAATTTGTTTTTTCCCAGGCTTACTGAAGAGGGAATTAGTTTCAAGCTCGAAAGAGAACTACCACAGataattgaagaaaatattgAAGATTTTTGTGACAAGTTAATTAGTATTACAGGATACAATGATAGAGAATACAACAAGCTATTTTGGGCAGTTCATCCCGGTGGTCCTGCTATTTTAAACAGGCTAGAAAAAAAGCTGGAATTGTCTCCTGAGAAATTGAGTGCTAGCAGAAGAGCATTGGCTGATTATGGAAATGCAAGTAGTAATACTATTGTTTATGTGTTAGAGTACATGTTAGAGGAGAAGAAagataagaagaaagaaaatcaagaagatTCTAACTGGGGATTGATACTTGCATTTGGTCCTGGAATCACATTTGAGGGTATTCTCACAAAGAATCTCACCGTCTGAGCTGTATGTCACTGGTCCTCGAAAATTTCTCGGTTGTCAAAACAATAAACAAAAAAGAATATGACCATTTGAATATGTTAAAGAGTACTCATTGCAAGTCCTCTTGCTTTCAATTTATAGTTCTTGATCTTGTTGAAGCTTTTTGTTTATTGTCTAGTCCATAATATAATTGAACAAAAAGTATGACATTAGGATCTAAATTTCATTGTCATTCATAAATGGTTTATTGATAATTAATTACTATGTTGTAAAATCTTTTGTTGACTCCAATTTTAAAGCTAAAGATTAGTAATTAAAATAAGGTTTGACCTCCTTGCGTCTACTGTTTCCTTTGAGGTTTTTATTATTAGTTATAGATGTCCACATTTATACGTACTCTGCTTGGATGGTTGTATGTGAAAAAGAAACTTCTTTAAGAGAATATCAAAAACTATACAAAACTTCATTTATTCCACATCTCAtataatacaaacaagaatacAAAGCATTACAAATGTATTAACTCACCAAGAGGAGAGGACAcaattcctcaaaaagaaaagacACAAAAACAAATATCGTAAAAACATTTACTACATTTTGTTTATTGATACAATATGGACAGGACCATATAGTATAGTCTGAGGAAAACAATAAGTAGCAGAAGATTTTAAAAAGAAGATTAATAAATTAAGGGCATTTGCGTCTGTTGCCGTGAGTAGTCATATTTGCATAGCAAGGGCAAGTTTCAGTGTTGCCAGAAGTGCCAGGAGGAACACAGTTACATCTAGCACAACAAGTTCCACATGCTCTCTTACACAATCTTGGCCTTGATGATAAACGGCACCTTGCTTTACATGCTCCCCCACAAtctttacacacacacacacacacaataaaGCCCATTAATAAAGAGTGTAATTATTGTATATATACTGATATTGTATAGATTTTTTATATTATCTGGTTAAAGTGACCTACAATAACATATGCAACTGGTAAACTGTACGTCTAATTTGGTATTTTAGACAATAGAGCAAATAACATACTAAAGTACAATTATACTTTCTTAAAAcagaataagatagagtttaagcTTATATGCTGATGGTATAAATAATAGGAGTATTTGAATAATCAAGAGCTAACTGTATGTAAATTTTTATTATAGTAAACTCGAGATTATAACCTGAAAAAGATGGTTAGTGGCATGCTAAAACCGGTTAAATGCTTTACGAGTGTAAAAAGAAATTTCATTAATTACACGGTAACGGATAAAAGATAAATTCTTTTAATGAATTAAATAGGACAAAAGTTTCTTTTGTCAGTTTTATGTAACTCTGAACAATATGGTTTTTCAATAGATAATAAACAAAGCTTAAAGGACAGGACATACACGACCAAAAAAAAGTGTATAAAGAAGGTGACAAAATGTTAGTATATGGCATCAGAGAGTAATTAAAGTTGACAAGGATAGCATACCGATTTTCGGGTAGGAATAAGCGGCTTCAGAAATAGCATTGCTGGTCTGCAAAAATCAAACATCATCAGCTGAATGAAACTTGAGTTTAAGAAATAAGACTTACTTATGTAGCAAggaaaatttattgttttcataTGGTTAAAATAGTGAAGGTCACTAAAATGAGCAATTCGAAAATATAGATGATCAAccaaatatgatatttttaggttttgaagtaaGCAAAGGAGTTGATAAAAATACTTACCACTTGATCAGTTTGAATGGATTGAACTTGATCGAGGAGGAGCAAGGAGAGAACTAATGAAACAAAGAGAGTTTTAGAAATGGCCATTGGAAGTTTGAAATTCTTTAGAAGTAATGGAAATTTGTTTAAAGCTTAATATTTTAGTGTGACTTGAGAAGGAAGACCAATGAGGTATTTATAGGCAAGTAAGAAGTGTGTAGGTTCATTTGAGGACAAATAGCATAGAAACAcccaaaaattattaaaaaaaattttaaaaaagaagaataaaggCAAGTACGCAGAGGAATAGCATGCATGCGAATAAATTTAGGTACGTAAATGCTTAATTGTAGTAGGTAACTACGCTATAGTATACTAATTAAATAGAGAAGGAATATAATTGCTCCCTTGTCTTTGAATATTTTTGCAAAccattaattaaaaatatttaatagctTTAATCATAAAAATACTTGTCTCTAGACTATTTTTATCCTTTTTTAAAATATCTTATTTAATTAACACGCTACTAACTAATTGGAAACATAAGAGTATATCACTTgaaaaaaaagtaaaatgacGAAATGTTTCGAGGAAGTAAAATTTAACAGCCTGGTCAGAGAGTCTGGAATTATTAGTACACTTCCCAAAGTGTGTATAATTGCAGTAGTAGGTGGACAAAGCTAACATATAAAGTCTCAGACGTTTCATTACATGAATTAATTAAAACAAGTTGAGTTCTATTTAATTACATTATCCGCTGCCAGAAAAGAACTCAAGATTCTTACGAATAACCGCAAATAATATAGTATATGACACTCTTTTGTGATAATAACTACGAATTTACAATAAGTATATGTTTTCTTATAAAATATCAGCTACGTATACATAATTCGAGTTAAAGGTAATAGTAGAAGTCAATTATTTGTTCAATCCTCCTAGGGAAGAGCTAGTAGCCTGACGTTAGATTCGGGCGAACTCAGTAATTTTTGCTCAAACAATGTGTTTGTGTTAAAAAGTTcaataaatatatacaaatattaaatttaaaactcAATTATATTATTAATAGTTAAAATCGTTCTAAAATTCAAAACTCATAAGGTTGAAATTCTTACTCCGCCTACCTCCCCGGGATATTTCTATTTGAACTTGAGAGAACTCAGTTCTAGCTAGCATGACAAATGGCCGAGTTAAATCGAATACGAATTAATGTGTTGAAACCGATAAGACAAGAATAAATAAAAATTCAACATTTTATATTTAACAGAGGTAAAGAAACAAGTTGAGTGACAGATAAGTAAGGTGCAGTTTAAACTTTAAAGTTCAATCAATCTCCTCATTACCGAAATAGGGAATCCATCTTAATCCATAGAACACCAATAATAAAGCTATATGACAAAAGAAGTTCCTTTTTTTTAACGAAACGCGTTTGGACCAGTAGTTGAAGTTGAGCAAAGCATCAAATAATCATTTAGGAGTTTGAGCCATTAATTCAAAAAACTTATAAAGATACATATAATGGAAAGATAAGAGCATGATTTGGTAGTCAAAAGTTAACATCTTATAACAACTACTACTATGAATGCTACTTCCTTTTTTGTTGTGTAATGTGATTACTATTGAATGAGTTAAGACAACAGCTAGCATCTTGTTGCACTACAGCTGTTTGTATTCTGGAACTCTCCTTTTCCAAAAGGATTAccacaaaaaattatatttaaatctTAGCTCTTCGATTTGGAAGAAAACAACATGTTAGACACTTGGAAACTTTCTAGACGCACGATTAATAAGAGCATTGGAAGGcaacaaaaaagtaaaaaaagacaAAAACTAATGAGGAAAAAGATTTTTACGTCAATAATACTCCTATCACTTTCGTCTTCAAATCATGCACATACTTATCGTGTTAAAAAAATCATACACAAACTTAAGAATATTCGGAAAATACTTGAGTCAATTTTGACCGAAGTG contains:
- the LOC104112986 gene encoding snakin-2 gives rise to the protein MAISKTLFVSLVLSLLLLDQVQSIQTDQVTSNAISEAAYSYPKIDCGGACKARCRLSSRPRLCKRACGTCCARCNCVPPGTSGNTETCPCYANMTTHGNRRKCP
- the LOC104112985 gene encoding type III polyketide synthase B, yielding MGRLEKMEGRKKTNTGNATILALGKAFPHQLVMQEFLVDGYFKNTNCDDPELKQRLTRLCKTTTVKTRYVVMSEEILKKYPELAVEGLPTVKQRLDICNAAVTEMAIEASQSCINKWGRPISDITHVVYVSSSEARLPGGDLYLAKGLGLSPETKRVMLYFAGCSGGVAGIRVAKDIAENNPGSRVLLATSETTIIGFKPPSVDRPYDLVGVALFGDGAGAMIIGSNPIQDIERPLFELHTAIQHFLPDTEKIIDGRLTEEGISFKLERELPQIIEENIEDFCDKLISITGYNDREYNKLFWAVHPGGPAILNRLEKKLELSPEKLSASRRALADYGNASSNTIVYVLEYMLEEKKDKKKENQEDSNWGLILAFGPGITFEGILTKNLTV